One Hippoglossus stenolepis isolate QCI-W04-F060 chromosome 22, HSTE1.2, whole genome shotgun sequence DNA segment encodes these proteins:
- the LOC118101620 gene encoding 4-galactosyl-N-acetylglucosaminide 3-alpha-L-fucosyltransferase 9-like — protein MSLSSCQMTCQRQIAFGCLLLVCFLVISLTYYKSEIEFPDFSDYLKRGNHSCVCPVEAQTQGSNPKRSPEQHVEAPTDGPQLIQDVEVDAEPDTLLLIWMWPFGHKFDLTCDMFKYKGCRLTDDKSLYHEAHGVFIHHRDIHGNLENLPSEPRPWFQKWVWINMESPSNCAKLPGLDNLFNLTSCYRSDSDIPVPYGILVPQTSEVESFQLPTKDKLVCWIVSNWNAGFKRVQYYNELKEHIQIETYGRAFGKTVDDRNYDSIVSSCKFYLSFENSQHKDYISDKVFYPMKLGTVPVVLGTSRENCEDHIPGDSFIHVDDFSSPKELAERLLHLGQNTTEYMRYFDWKKRYKVESSQFGRDHACKACRYLQKNRGYHASHSLTKWFWDQ, from the coding sequence ATGTCCCTCTCAAGCTGCCAGATGACTTGTCAGCGGCAAATTGCCTTCGGCTGCTTGCTGTTGGTGTGTTTCCTGGTAATTTCTTTGACATACTACAAGTCAGAAATCGAGTTCCCGGATTTTAGTGATTATCTGAAGAGAGGCAATCATTCTTGTGTGTGCCCTGTGGAAGCACAGACCCAGGGCTCAAACCCAAAGCGTTCCCCGGAGCAGCACGTGGAAGCACCTACCGATGGTCCCCAGCTGATCCAGGACGTGGAGGTGGACGCTGAGCCTGATACTCTTCTCTTGATTTGGATGTGGCCATTTGGCCACAAATTCGATCTCACCTGCGATATGTTCAAATATAAAGGATGCCGCTTGACCGATGACAAGTCTCTTTACCACGAAGCCCACGGGGTTTTCATCCACCACAGGGACAttcatggaaatctggaaaACTTGCCGAGTGAGCCACGTCCCTGGTTTCAGAAATGGGTTTGGATAAACATGGAGTCACCTTCAAACTGTGCAAAATTACCCGGACTTGATAACTTGTTCAACTTGACATCCTGTTATCGCTCAGATTCAGATATCCCAGTGCCTTATGGGATTTTGGTGCCACAAACATCTGAGGTGGAAAGTTTCCAGCTGCCAACCAAGGACAAGTTGGTCTGTTGGATCGTGAGCAACTGGAATGCGGGCTTCAAAAGAGTTCAGTACTACAACGAACTGAAAGAACACATCCAGATAGAAACCTATGGGAGGGCTTTTGGCAAAACTGTAGATGATCGAAACTATGACAGCATTGTATCTAGTTGTAAATTCTACCTCTCCTTTGAAAACTCTCAGCACAAAGATTATATCTCAGACAAGGTATTCTATCCCATGAAACTTGGAACTGTACCCGTAGTTCTTGGCACTTCAAGAGAAAACTGCGAGGATCATATCCCAGGCGACTCTTTCATTCATGTCGATGACTTTTCCTCTCCAAAGGAGCTGGCAGAGAGGCTCCTTCACCTAGGCCAGAATACGACCGAATACATGAGATACTTTGACTGGAAAAAGAGGTATAAAGTTGAAAGTTCACAGTTCGGCAGAGACCATGCCTGCAAAGCTTGTCGTTACTTACAAAAAAACAGAGGATACCATGCTAGTCATTCTCTTACCAAGTGGTTCTGGGATCAATAG
- the LOC118101583 gene encoding 4-galactosyl-N-acetylglucosaminide 3-alpha-L-fucosyltransferase 9-like isoform X2: protein MSLSSCQMPRPRQIGFGCLLLVCFLTQGSNPKRSPEQHVEAPTDGPKRIQDVQVDAEPDTLLLIWMWPFGYKFALTCDMFKYKGCRLTDDKSLYHEAHGVFIHHRDIHGNLENLPSEPRPWFQKWVWINMESPSNCAKLPGLDNLFNLTSCYRSDSDIPVPYGILVPQTSDVESFQLPTKDKLVCWIVSHWQKGLERIQYYNKLKEHIQIETYGKAFGKTVDVQNYDSILSSCKFYLSFENSQHKDYISEKVYKPMKLGTVPVVLGTSRENYEDHIPGDSFIHVDDFSSPKELAERLLHLGQNTTEYMRYFDWKKRYRIYKSQFGRDHACKACRYLQKNRGYHASHSLTKWFWDQ from the exons ATGTCCCTCTCAAGCTGCCAGATGCCTCGTCCGCGCCAAATTGGGTTCGGCTGCTTACTGTTGGTGTGTTTCCTG ACCCAGGGCTCAAACCCAAAGCGTTCCCCGGAGCAGCACGTTGAAGCACCTACCGATGGTCCCAAGCGGATCCAGGACGTGCAGGTGGACGCTGAGCCTGATACTCTTCTCTTGATTTGGATGTGGCCATTTGGCTACAAATTCGCACTCACCTGCGATATGTTCAAATATAAAGGATGCCGCTTGACCGATGACAAGTCTCTTTACCACGAAGCCCACGGGGTTTTCATCCACCACAGGGACAttcatggaaatctggaaaACTTGCCGAGTGAGCCACGTCCCTGGTTTCAGAAATGGGTTTGGATAAACATGGAGTCACCTTCAAACTGTGCAAAATTACCCGGACTTGATAACTTGTTCAACTTGACATCCTGTTATCGCTCAGATTCAGATATCCCAGTGCCTTATGGGATTTTGGTGCCACAAACCTCTGATGTGGAGAGTTTCCAGCTGCCAACCAAGGACAAGTTGGTCTGTTGGATTGTGAGCCACTGGCAAAAGGGGCTAGAAAGAATTCAGTACTACaacaaactgaaagaacacATCCAGATAGAAACCTATGGGAAGGCTTTTGGCAAAACTGTAGATGTTCAAAACTATGACAGCATTCTATCTAGTTGTAAATTCTACCTCTCCTTTGAAAACTCTCAGCACAAAGATTATATCTCAGAGAAGGTATACAAACCTATGAAACTTGGAACTGTACCCGTAGTTCTTGGCACTTCAAGAGAAAACTACGAGGATCATATCCCAGGTGACTCCTTCATTCATGTCGATGACTTTTCCTCTCCAAAGGAGCTGGCAGAGAGGCTCCTTCACCTAGGCCAGAATACGACCGAATACATGAGATACTTTGACTGGAAAAAGAGGTATAGAATTTATAAGTCACAGTTCGGCAGAGACCATGCCTGCAAAGCTTGTCGTTACTTACAAAAAAACAGAGGATACCATGCTAGTCATTCTCTTACCAAGTGGTTCTGGGATCAATAG
- the LOC118101583 gene encoding 4-galactosyl-N-acetylglucosaminide 3-alpha-L-fucosyltransferase 9-like isoform X1 has protein sequence MSLSSCQMPRPRQIGFGCLLLVCFLVISLTYYKSEIDITDFSDYLKRGNNSCVCPVEAQTQGSNPKRSPEQHVEAPTDGPKRIQDVQVDAEPDTLLLIWMWPFGYKFALTCDMFKYKGCRLTDDKSLYHEAHGVFIHHRDIHGNLENLPSEPRPWFQKWVWINMESPSNCAKLPGLDNLFNLTSCYRSDSDIPVPYGILVPQTSDVESFQLPTKDKLVCWIVSHWQKGLERIQYYNKLKEHIQIETYGKAFGKTVDVQNYDSILSSCKFYLSFENSQHKDYISEKVYKPMKLGTVPVVLGTSRENYEDHIPGDSFIHVDDFSSPKELAERLLHLGQNTTEYMRYFDWKKRYRIYKSQFGRDHACKACRYLQKNRGYHASHSLTKWFWDQ, from the coding sequence ATGTCCCTCTCAAGCTGCCAGATGCCTCGTCCGCGCCAAATTGGGTTCGGCTGCTTACTGTTGGTGTGTTTCCTGGTAATTTCTTTGACATACTACAAGTCAGAAATTGATATCACTGATTTTAGTGATTATCTGAAGAGAGGCAATAATTCTTGTGTGTGCCCTGTGGAAGCACAGACCCAGGGCTCAAACCCAAAGCGTTCCCCGGAGCAGCACGTTGAAGCACCTACCGATGGTCCCAAGCGGATCCAGGACGTGCAGGTGGACGCTGAGCCTGATACTCTTCTCTTGATTTGGATGTGGCCATTTGGCTACAAATTCGCACTCACCTGCGATATGTTCAAATATAAAGGATGCCGCTTGACCGATGACAAGTCTCTTTACCACGAAGCCCACGGGGTTTTCATCCACCACAGGGACAttcatggaaatctggaaaACTTGCCGAGTGAGCCACGTCCCTGGTTTCAGAAATGGGTTTGGATAAACATGGAGTCACCTTCAAACTGTGCAAAATTACCCGGACTTGATAACTTGTTCAACTTGACATCCTGTTATCGCTCAGATTCAGATATCCCAGTGCCTTATGGGATTTTGGTGCCACAAACCTCTGATGTGGAGAGTTTCCAGCTGCCAACCAAGGACAAGTTGGTCTGTTGGATTGTGAGCCACTGGCAAAAGGGGCTAGAAAGAATTCAGTACTACaacaaactgaaagaacacATCCAGATAGAAACCTATGGGAAGGCTTTTGGCAAAACTGTAGATGTTCAAAACTATGACAGCATTCTATCTAGTTGTAAATTCTACCTCTCCTTTGAAAACTCTCAGCACAAAGATTATATCTCAGAGAAGGTATACAAACCTATGAAACTTGGAACTGTACCCGTAGTTCTTGGCACTTCAAGAGAAAACTACGAGGATCATATCCCAGGTGACTCCTTCATTCATGTCGATGACTTTTCCTCTCCAAAGGAGCTGGCAGAGAGGCTCCTTCACCTAGGCCAGAATACGACCGAATACATGAGATACTTTGACTGGAAAAAGAGGTATAGAATTTATAAGTCACAGTTCGGCAGAGACCATGCCTGCAAAGCTTGTCGTTACTTACAAAAAAACAGAGGATACCATGCTAGTCATTCTCTTACCAAGTGGTTCTGGGATCAATAG
- the LOC118101993 gene encoding 4-galactosyl-N-acetylglucosaminide 3-alpha-L-fucosyltransferase 9-like, whose amino-acid sequence MSLSSCQMTRQRQIGFGCLLLVCFLLISLTYYKSDIEFPDFSDYLKRGNHSCVFPVEAQTQGSNPNRSSEQHVEAPTDGPQLIQDVEVDAEPDTLLLIWMWPFGHEFDLTCDMFKYKGCRLTDDKSLYHEAHGVFIHHRDIHGNLENLPSEPRPWFQKWVWWNMESPSNCRKLPGLDNLFNLTSCYRSDSHIPVPYGILVPQTSEVESFQLPTKDKLVCWIVSNWNAGFKRVQYYNELKEHIQIETYGRAFGKNVDVQNYDSIVSHCKFYLSFENSQHKDYISEKVFYPMKLGTVPVVLGTSRENCEDHIPGDSFIHVDDFSSPKELAERLLHLGQNTTEYMRYFDWKKRYKVESSQFGRDHACKACRYLQKNRGYHASHSLTKWFWDQ is encoded by the coding sequence ATGTCCCTCTCAAGCTGCCAGATGACTCGTCAGCGGCAAATTGGCTTCGGCTGCTTACTGTTGGTGTGTTTCCTGCTAATTTCTTTGACATACTACAAGTCAGATATCGAGTTCCCGGATTTTAGTGATTATCTGAAGAGAGGCAATCATTCTTGTGTGTTCCCTGTGGAAGCACAGACCCAGGGCTCAAACCCAAACCGTTCCTCGGAGCAGCACGTGGAAGCACCTACCGATGGTCCCCAGCTGATCCAGGACGTGGAGGTGGACGCTGAACCTGATACTCTTCTCTTGATTTGGATGTGGCCATTTGGCCACGAATTCGATCTCACCTGCGATATGTTCAAATATAAAGGCTGCCGCTTGACCGATGACAAGTCTCTTTACCACGAAGCCCACGGGGTTTTCATCCACCACAGGGACAttcatggaaatctggaaaACTTGCCGAGTGAGCCACGTCCCTGGTTTCAGAAATGGGTTTGGTGGAACATGGAGTCACCTTCAAACTGTAGAAAATTACCCGGACTTGATAACTTGTTCAACTTGACATCCTGTTATCGCTCAGATTCACATATCCCAGTGCCTTATGGGATTTTGGTGCCACAAACATCTGAGGTGGAGAGTTTCCAGCTGCCAACCAAGGACAAGTTGGTCTGTTGGATTGTGAGCAACTGGAATGCGGGCTTCAAAAGAGTTCAGTACTACAACGAACTGAAAGAACACATCCAGATAGAAACCTATGGGAGGGCTTTTGGCAAAAATGTAGATGTTCAAAACTATGACAGCATTGTATCTCATTGTAAATTCTACCTCTCCTTTGAAAACTCTCAGCACAAAGATTATATCTCAGAGAAGGTATTCTATCCCATGAAACTTGGAACTGTACCCGTAGTTCTTGGCACTTCAAGAGAAAACTGCGAGGATCATATCCCAGGTGACTCTTTCATTCATGTCGATGACTTTTCCTCTCCAAAGGAGCTGGCAGAGAGGCTCCTTCACCTAGGCCAGAATACGACTGAATACATGAGATACTTTGACTGGAAAAAGAGGTATAAAGTTGAAAGTTCACAGTTCGGCAGAGACCATGCCTGCAAAGCTTGTCGTTACTTACAAAAAAACAGAGGATACCATGCTAGTCATTCTCTTACCAAGTGGTTCTGGGATCAATAG